One Clostridia bacterium genomic window, GCACGCTCTGCCCCTTTGGATTCCACGACCGTCTTCGCCTGCTTGAACAGATACCCAAGCCTGCGCTCACACGCACGCATGATGAATATGGATGAGTCGATAAGGTCAGGGTCTGTCGAACAATTGAACACCTGGTCAGCCTGGTCGATCTGCATGCACACCGCGCGAATCTCGGCGCGGATCCAGTCTTCTAGAGAGGGCTCGCGGCGGGCCAGCCGTTCCCCCGCCCTGAGCCGCACCGACCGCGCAGCATGAACGCACAGTTCCCTCAGGTTCAATAGCCACACCCCATTCCTCTGTTCATATTGGGACTCCAATGGCTGCCATCTCTCCCGTAGAGATTATGCCCTGACTGGATGTCCCATATGACTGGACGTGGCTCTCGCCCAACTATCGCCGGCATCATGCTGCCGGCAGATCGGTATCAGATTCCCCGCCTTCCCTCTAGGGCACGGGCTAGGGTGACCTCGTCGGCGTACTCGAGATCGCCTCCTACAGGCAGCCCATGGGCTATACGCGTCACATTGATGCCTATGGGCCTAAGCAATCTGGAAATGTAAATCGCCGTGGCCTCTCCCTCAATGTTGGGGTCAGTGGCGATTATCACCTCACCGATGGTTCCCTCCCTGACCCTAGCCAGAAGCTCTTTCAGCCGAATGTCAGACGGACCTATGCCCTCCATAGGAGAGATCGCCCCTCCGAGCACGTGGTACACACCGTGATACTCTCGGGTCCGCTCCATCGCGATTACGTCCTCCGGTCGTTCCACAACGCAGATCACAGCACGATCTCGCGATGAGTCCGCGCATACGGCGCATGGATCAACATCGGTAAGGTTTCCGCACACAGAGCAGTTGTGCACCTTATCCTTGGCTTCCAGCAGCGAATCAGAGAGCCTCTTCACATCCTCTGTACGCATCGATAGGACATGAAAAGCGAGCCTCTGAGCTGTTTTGGATCCAATGCCCGGGAGTTTCCGAAGCTCCTCAATGAGCCTGCCCACAGGCTCTGCGTAAAACAACATTACAAGATACCTCCGGGCGCCCGCCTATAGTTTGATGCCTGGTATGGACAGGTTGCCAGTCGCCTTGGACATCCGTATCTCGGAGGCAGTCTTGGCCTTCCGCAACGCCTCGTTGCACGCTGCAAGCACGAGATCCTGGAGCATCTCCACGTCGTCCGGATCCACTGCCGATGGATCGATGTGGATCTCAAGCAGTTCCTGATGGCCGTTGGACACGACCTTCACCGCACCACCGCCCGAACTGCCCTCTATGCGCTCCTCGCCAAGCTCCTGCTGGGCCTTTTCCATGTCTGCCTGGATCTTCTGCAGCCTCTTCATCATGTTCTTCTGCATGTTCCCGCCCACGTGTTCTTCCCCCTTGACCCACTTACTTCGTGATCATCCGCACCTCGACGGGGCTGAAAACCTCCATTGCACGCCTGATGCCTGGATCATCTGATCCGTCCTCGCGACTGATGCCGCCCGACTGGGCGCCGACCCTCGGCCCATCCCTTGTCGGCGCCGGCGCCGACCCCACCGCAATATCGCTCACCACGCGCCCCATACCGGTCGAGCCCTGCAAAGCGCCTGAGGGGGCTACAGGATTCGCCTCAGGCGCCTCTTCTCTTAGTCCAGTTGCGCGTGACGCCGAAGTTGTGCACGGCTCCACGGTGACGCTCCGACCGAGGATCTCCGACATTACCATGGACAGGATGCGCCTATTGTCCGGCTCCGACGCCTTCTGCATATGAACAGACCAGTCCGGCTCGTACACTATACGAACCTGACCCTCGTCCACCTCTACTGAGACAACCTCTCGCAGGAAGGCCTCTAGGATCACCTTCTGCCCCTTCACCCGCGCCAGCACTTCTCCCCATTGCTCAGGTGTTATCCCTGAATACTGGCCGCGTGCGCGGGACCGCGCGCCTGGCACAGACGCTCCAGTACGCCCGGCGCCGGCGCCACTCGCGGCAGTCACGGCGGTGGCGGCACTCGCCGCACTCGCCGCAATTGAGGAAACATCCGCCCCGGGCTCTGCCGGAGCCGCTTTCGTCGAAGGCCCCAGCGGGGCAGTACTCACCCCAGCCGCGCCGCCGGCTCTCTGCGGCTTTCGGGCAGCCTCCCCACTCTGGGCCTTTGCAGATGCAGTTCGGGGTTCAGTTCGGGGTTCAGCCCGGCGCTCGGTTCGAGGCTCAGCTCGGGGCTCACTCCGAGGTTCGGCAAGAATCTCCTCTGGAGCGCACAGCCGCGCTGCAGTCAGTTCCACTGACAACCTCGGGCTGGACGACCTGCGCATCTCCTGCATGCCATCGCCTACTATGCGGATCGCCCTGAGAAGATCCTGCCTAGAGTACTTCCTGGCCTGCTCCGATAGGGTAGCTCGGTATGATTCCGCAACATCTATCAGGCCTGGCGCTCCTGGACATTCCTTGGCAACCAACAAGTTTCGGAAGTGCACAACCAGGTCTTGCAGGAATTGTCGAGGGTCCGCCCCTGCGTCCGTCGTCTCCTGTATCATGCGAAACATGGGACCCGGCTCCCGCGCAAGTGCAGCATCTGCGAATCCCGCCACCGTCTCGAAGTCCGATACTCCGAGCAGTTGCAGAATGGAGTCGGAAGTCACATTTTCCGACCAGGCTGATGCCTGTTCGAGGAGCCCAAGGGCGTCTCTCGCGCTTCCCTCCGCTCTTCTGGCGATGAGGGAGACCGCATCAGCCGTAATCGGGATCGACTGCGCCTCTGCGACCCTCGCGATGTGGCCGGCGAGATCAGACGCGGTGAGGCGGTTGAAATCGAACCTCTGGCAGCGAGATACGATGGTGCCGATGATGCTCTCCGGCTGAGTGGTGGCAAGGACGAACACCACATGGGCTGGTGGTTCCTCAAGCGTCTTTAGCAGCGCGTTAGAGGCCGGCACCGTTAGCATGTGCGCCTCGTCGATAATGTATATCTTGTATCTCCCCTGAGTTGGGGCATACACTACTTTTTCCCGCAGATCCCTGATCTCCTCAATGCCGCGGTTCGATGCGGCGTCTATCTCTATCACGTCCATGGCATTCCCATCGCGTATAGACACGCAAGACGCGCATTCACCGCACGGATCAGGGGTCGGGCCATGCTCACAGTTGAGAGCGCGTGCAAGCACACGGGCGGTAGACGTCTTGCCCGTCCCACGCGGCCCGGCAAATAGGTAGGCGTGAGCGATCCGCCCTGCCGACACTGCATTCCTCAGAGTCCTGACAACATGGCCCTGTCCGACAATATCGCCGAATGTCTGAGGACGCCATCTCCGGTAGAGGGAAACATAGTCCAATTCATCAACCCCCTAGGATATGTTGTCACGGCCGACTCCCATGGTCCGGGCCCTACGATGTCGTATGGAGATATTCGCCCGCGCCCACGGTACGTCCTTCACGCCTGGCGCATCCTCGGGGACTTTCACCCCTTAGACAACGATCATGCCGGGCGCACAAGGAAAAGGGGATGGCCCATCCGAGCCACCCCCATCCATTTAGAGGCCGTGCACCCACCTTCGACAAGCTCCTCCAGGCGTAACCGACGTAGCCAGCTCCAACCAGGCACTCCCGCGGCACACGAGGTGGTTTGCTTACCGCTGCTACCTTCCGGTCCTGACGGGGTTCACAAGGCCCCGTTGCGCAGGACCCGGCTATCAACACCGCACGCGCCGGGCAGGCCCCAAAGAAGACAGGCCTCGGGTGGGAGTTCAATCCCGCTGTAGCGGATTGCGGGTTCAGGGCACCGCTATCTCCCCATCTAGCACGGCCAAGATCATGCAGAACCATACTGAACAAAATGGCGGAGAGGGTGGGATTCGAACCCACGAGGCAGAGGTCATCTGCCTACTCGCTCTCCAGGCGAGCGCCTTAGACCATCTCAGCCACCTCTCCGCAGCCCGGATAGACCCGTAAGCCCATCCGGAAAGGGAAACCATATGAAATTCGTGGCGGAGAGAGTGAGATTCGAACTCACGAGGCGGTCACCCGCCTACCCGCTTTCGAGGCGGGCGCTATCGACCCCTCAGCCATCTCTCCGTGAAGATCGAAAGACTATCTTCTCTGTGCAAAGAACTCCCCGAGCATAGCGCCGCAGCTATCTGCGAGCACTCCCGCTGTTACGGCCACCCAGTGGTTTAGCCGCATGTCGCGAGGGATATCCCACAGGGTTCCCGCAGCTCCGGCCTTAGGATCCGATGCTCCGTACACAAGCCGCTCCATCCGTGCCTGCACGATCGCGCCCGCACACATCGGGCACGGCTCAAGCGTCACATAAATCGTGGCATCAGAGAGCCTCCATGACCCGCATGCAGCAGCAGCCATCCTGATGGCGCAGATCTCTGCATGGGCAGTAGGGTCGCCATCGGTTTCCCTGCGATTGTGGGCCCTTGCAAGAACCTCGCCACGCGCCACGATCACAGCGCCTACCGGCACTTCACCCGCTTGCCCAGCGGTGCGCGCCTCCTCGATAGCCAGGCGCATAAACTTAGCGTCGAGTTCCGAGCAAAGTATCATTTATGAAGCACACCGCCGTCAAGTATGTTACCATACCGTTAGGGGGAAATCAATAACAGCTGGCGCGAGTTCCGCGAATCGCGCCGGCCAAATTGGAGATCATCATAGTTGACAACACGCATTCAGGAGGGCTGCGCATGCACGACGACCAAGACCCGCGGCAGATGAGTCCGTACACCGAGATGTACTTGGAGCAGCTCAAGCAGAGTGCCCCTCAACGTCTAGAAGAATTCGTCCGGCTGCAGCGACTCGGCGACTTCCTTCGAGGGCACAGAGAGAGCCAAGGCCTCTCGGGTCGGGAAGTAGCACGAAAACTCGGCATTTCCCCCAACGTGGTATCGGAAATCGAGACCGGCAAGAAATCCTATCCCGATCGCATCTATGAGAGGTTCGGAGAAGCAGTTCACGCCGATCAGGACGAGCTATTCATGATAGTCGGACGTACGCCCATGTATCTCAGGCGAGCATTCGAGGAATCGCCCGGTCTGCAGCGAATCGCGCGGATGGTCTGTAAGCTTCCGGATCGGGAAGACCTGCTGAGCCGCGCCGCAGAGATAGTCACAAGGGAAGTTGGCGCAAAACACTAAAGCTGGGAGGCGTAGTTGTGTATGGGCCTGAAGAGCAGTTGTGATTTCATTGGTCTGCCTGTCATTAGCATAGACGACAGCCGCGAGGTTGGCTCAGTGAAGGCTCTCGTTATCGACTTCGCCAACGCAGTAGTGTGCGCCATCGCGGTGGAGGGGGACTACTGGTTCGATCCCCCGAGAGTAGTCCCATTTTCCGCTATTCAAGGCATTGGAGACGCCGCTGTCACGATCCAGGACACTGGGTCGCTTGTGCCATTGTCTTCGATCCCGGAGGTAGAGGAGCAAGCCCGCGCAAACGTGCGTGTGCGGGGTGTACGAGTCTTCACAGATACCGGCGCTCAGGTCGGAACTGTGAGTGAATTCTTAATAGATTGTGAAACCGGATATCTGGTTGGGTTTGATATCCCATCGGGAAGCGAGCTCATCCGTGTTCCGCGCGAACGCCTGATAAGCCTGGGTCAGCACGTGATGGTGATCCGAGATATGGAGGGCGATGATGCGTGTGGAACAGGCATGAGCGCTGAATCTGCGGCACGCCTGCACTCAGGCCCCATCGGAACTCCATCAGCCGCCCATACGGCCTCGTCTACTGCCGGCTCCGGACTATCGGAAGCGTTCAGCGCCGCCCGCGAAACATTCCTGGTGGGTCGGACGGCGGCGGCCACAATCCGAACTGATGATGGAATTGTGATCATACATGAAGGCGACGATATCACTCCCGATACAATCGCATCTGCGAAGTCGGCGGGAAGATTTGAGCAGCTGGTCAACACTGTGAAGGCGAGGAAGGTCGAGCACAATGGATAGTATGAGCGACCGGCGGAGCACCATGAAGTCAAGATTTCCTGAAGCACGCCGCAATCCATCTGACCAGCGCCTCGGGGCCCCGCAGCCTCCCCTCGTAAAGCCGTTCGACCCCGGATCCCAAACCGTAGATCTTCCATCGCCGCGCGACGCGGTTCCGGAAAACGTGAATCTGTATGACCTCATCGAGCGACGCGAGAGCAGGCGGCAGTACTCCTCCGATCCCATATCACTTGCTGAGGTTTCGTTCCTCCTGTGGGCAACCCAAGGGATCAAGGCAATCGTGAAAGATGGGTTCGCTGCCTTGAGAACGGTTCCATCAGGAGGGTCTCGGCACGCGTTCGAGACCTATCTGGCCGTCAACCGCGTGGAAGGCCTTAAGCCAGGGATATACAGATACCTGCCGATCGGGCACAGGCTCTTATTCATCGGCTGCCCGCAGGAGTTGCCATCTCGAATCGCACAGGCCTGTTTCGGGCAGGACTTCGTGGCCACTGCCTCTGTAGTGTTCTTCTGGAGCGTTTTGCCCTATCGGTGCGAGTGGCGCTACTCGGTTGCCGCCCACAAGACCATGATTCAGGACTCGGGGCATCTGTGTCAGAATCTGTACATAGCCTGTGAGGCCTTATCGCTTGGGACGTGTGCAATCGGAGCGTACGATCAATGGTCAGCCGACGAGCTTCTCGGCCTCGACGGTGAGGAGGAGTTCGTTATCTACGCAGCGCCAGTGGGCAGGCCCGGCCGATAGGCGCCTCCGGCCCTCGGCCTGTTCAGCCCGCGCGGCGCAGGCAGAACACGCCAATGCAAGAAATCACGCGTATTGGTATGAACACGTCCATCGCCAGGGCATCTTTCGGGCATCCGGAACCCAGCTGATGTTTGCCAGCATATTGCAATCTTGGCGCAAACGTTTTATGATATACGTGGCTGTTGTTCAAGCGCACGCATCAACCATGCATGCCGGCTTGATCAAGAGACTAATCACCAAAGCGAGGCATGATCAGGTTGGCATTCGAAGACAAGGTTCTAAATTGCAGGGACTGTGGCCAGGATTTCGTATTCACCGCCGGAGAGCAGGAGTTCTTCGCACAGCGCGGCTTCCAGAATGAGCCCTCCAGGTGCCCCGACTGCCGTCGGAACCGCAGGAGCACCAACACCGGCTCGGGCAACCGTCAGATGTATGAGGCAGTTTGCTCATCGTGCGGCAAGGTCGCTTACGTCCCCTTCCAGCCCAGCGGCGACAAGCCAGTTTACTGCAGCGATTGCTTTGCAGCTCAGAGGGGCGGCAGGCAGCGGTAGTCAGCCAGTGTGGCTCGTAGGACATATCCAGCCCAGGCGGGCACGGGAGCCACATCGGATCCGACATAGCAGGATTTGTTGTTAGCTCGAAAGAGCCCCGGGGAGCATCTCCCCGGGGCTTCCTGTATCGCTTCCGGCGCTTATCGCTGCTATCGCTGCTGCCAGCGTCTTAGGCCTTCACAAGGCCACTATGATCTATGCTCTGCCCATGGGCACGCAAGATGCCTCTGCCTCCACCTGGGATATGGCCGTATCGATGATGCGGACCGCCTCGTCGATTTCGCTTCTCCCCACGATCAGTGGAGGCAGAAGCCGAATTACTTTCCCCGCGATGCAGTTGGCAATCAATCCTCGTTCGCGGGCAATCCGTGTCACTTCATTCGCATCGATAGTGAGCTCCACTCCAACCATTAGGCCGAGCCCCCGAACATCCGAAACACACCAGTGGCGCCGGGCCATTCTCCGGAGGCTTTCCCCAAGGTACGCTCCCATCTCTCCGGCGTGCTCTGGGATTCCCTCCTTGAGCATGGTCTCCACAACCGCGATTCCGGCAGCGCAAGCCACGGGGTTTCCACCGAAGGTGGAGGCGTGATTGCCTGGCTCGAAACCAGAGGCCGCCTCGTCAGTGGCCATCATCGCTCCTATCGCAATCCCACCGCCTAGAGCTTTGGCGAGAGTTATGATGTCTGGGCGCACTCCTGCGAAGTTCTGGTACGCATAGAACCGCCCCGTCCTGCCCATCCCTGTCTGCACCTCATCAAGGATGAGCAGAAGCCCCCGCTCCCTGCACAGCTCGGCAAGGCCCTGCATGTATTCCTCAGATGCAGGGTACACCCCGCCCTCGCCCTGGATCGCCTCGATCATGATCGCACAGGTCTTTGCAGATATAGCCCCCTGAACCGCGGCAAGATCGTCATATGGGACGTAGCGGAACCCCTCTGGCAGAGGCTCGAAGCCACTCTGATACTTCTGCTGGCCAGTCGCGGTGACCGTCGCCAGCGTCCTGCCGTGGAAGCTTCGCTCTGCGGTAATGATCTCGTAGCGCCCCTTGCCATACTTGGAGCGGCTGTACTTCCTCGCAAGCTTTATCGCAGCCTCGTTCGCCTCAGCCCCGGAGTTGCAGAAGAACACTTTGCTCAGGCCAGACCCCGTAGCATTCTCCACCAGCAGCTGTGCAAGCCTTGCCTGCTGCTCGATATGGAATACATTCGATACATGCATAAGCGTTGCAGCCTGCTCGGATATGGCACGCACCACCGCTGGATGGCACTGGCCCAGGGAGTTCACGGCGAGTCCCGTCATGAAGTCCAAATACTCCCGGCCATCTGCATCCCACAGCCTGCAACCTTCTCCGCGCACGAAGGCGATGGGTAGGCGGTTGTAGGTCTTCATCACGTACTTCTGGGTGAGAGCGATTACTTCATCAGTATTCATCATGCTGTCGCCCCCTGTATTCGGCATCACTATGGCACGAGTTCAGTTCCTATCCCCGCATGGGTGCAAAGCTCCAGGATTATCGAATGAGGACGCCTGCCATCGATGATGTGGGCGCGGCCCACTCCACCTTCTAGCGCGCCTATGCATGACTGCACCTTCGGTATCATCCCGCCCTCAACACGTCCGTCGGATACCATGGCGCGGGCATCATCGATCGAGAGCTGAGGAATGAGCGTGGACTTGTCCTTGTAGTTCCCGAATATGCCCTCTACGTCGGTGAGCATGACCAGCACGTCGGCGCCTAGGGAGCACGCGATCTCGGCCGCCACGTAGTCGGCGTTTATGTTGTAGGCCCTGCCATCGTCGCCCATGCCCACCGTGGAGACCGCAGGGATGTATCCATCCCTCGCTAGGTCGCGCAAGATGGAAGGGTCGATCTCCTCCACATCCCCGACCTGTCCCAAGTCAACGAGCTGCTCCTCGCCCGTCTCGCGATCCACCACACGCTCGGGCGGACGCTTCCTGGCGCGGATCAGCCGGGCATCGTGACCCGATATCCCGATGGCCCGCCCGCCTTCGTCGCCTATGAGTGATACGATCTCCTTGTTGAGCTTCCCGCACAGGACCATCTGGACGATCTCCATTGTCTCAGGATCTGTGATCCTAAGGCCGCTCACGAAGGCGGGTTTCTTCCCGATCCTCGCCATCATCTGGTTGATGTCCGGTCCTCCCCCGTGCACAACCACTGGGTTGGCGCCGATGCTCTTGAGGAACACCAGATCGAAGGCGACAGCCCGCTTAAGCTCCTCATTTGCCATAGCGTTCCCGCCATACTTAACCACAACGGTCTTGCCGCACAGTTCTTTTATATATGGCAGGACCTCAACGAACATCGCAGCCCTGTCTTCAGGAGTGAGTGCCGTCATCATTGCATCTCCCCCTACCTAGCTGCGGTAGCTGGCGTTGATCTTGACGTAATCGAAGGTCAAGTCACACGTCCACACCGACGCCCGTGCAGGCCCGGACTTCATGTCGATGGTAAGCATGATCTCCCTGCTGGAGAGCGCCTCTTTCGCCCTCTCCTCAGAGAATGGCAGGCCCATGCCTCTCTCCGCCACTTTCACGGGTCCGATATAGATGTCCACAATGCTAGGATCGAAATCCGCCCCGGAGTAGCCTGCGGCGCACATTATCCTGCCCCAGTTCGCATCGGCGCCAAAGATGGCCGTCTTGACCAGTTCGGATTTGGCAATGGCCATGGCTACGGTTTTCGCATCAGCCTCCGTAGCCGCGTTCACCACTGCCACCTCAACGAGCTTGCTTGCGCCCTCGCCGTCCATTACTATTTTCTTCGCAAGATCCTGGCAGACCACCTGCAACGCCTCTTGGAATCTGGCATAGTCATCACCCTGGTCAACGATGGGCTCATTGCCGGCAAGGCCATTCGCCATGGCGATCACCATGTCGTTGGTGCTGGTATCGCCATCCACGGTGATGCAGTTGAACGACTTGTTCACCGCGTCCTTCAGGGCGCTCTCAAGAAGCCGCCCCTCGATCGCAGCATCACTGGCCACAAAGCAAAGCATCGTGGCCATGTTCGGGTGGATCATTCCGGAGCCCTTGGCCATCGCGCCGATGGTTGCTACGGCGCCGCCGAGCCGGATCTGCACCGCGCACTCTTTCGCAAACGTGTCGGTAGTCATTATCGACTCTGCGGCCATTCGCCCTCCATCAGGGGAGAGCTGCCTCGCGGCGTCGACC contains:
- the recR gene encoding recombination mediator RecR — protein: MLFYAEPVGRLIEELRKLPGIGSKTAQRLAFHVLSMRTEDVKRLSDSLLEAKDKVHNCSVCGNLTDVDPCAVCADSSRDRAVICVVERPEDVIAMERTREYHGVYHVLGGAISPMEGIGPSDIRLKELLARVREGTIGEVIIATDPNIEGEATAIYISRLLRPIGINVTRIAHGLPVGGDLEYADEVTLARALEGRRGI
- a CDS encoding YbaB/EbfC family nucleoid-associated protein, with the protein product MQKNMMKRLQKIQADMEKAQQELGEERIEGSSGGGAVKVVSNGHQELLEIHIDPSAVDPDDVEMLQDLVLAACNEALRKAKTASEIRMSKATGNLSIPGIKL
- the dnaX gene encoding DNA polymerase III subunit gamma/tau, with product MDYVSLYRRWRPQTFGDIVGQGHVVRTLRNAVSAGRIAHAYLFAGPRGTGKTSTARVLARALNCEHGPTPDPCGECASCVSIRDGNAMDVIEIDAASNRGIEEIRDLREKVVYAPTQGRYKIYIIDEAHMLTVPASNALLKTLEEPPAHVVFVLATTQPESIIGTIVSRCQRFDFNRLTASDLAGHIARVAEAQSIPITADAVSLIARRAEGSARDALGLLEQASAWSENVTSDSILQLLGVSDFETVAGFADAALAREPGPMFRMIQETTDAGADPRQFLQDLVVHFRNLLVAKECPGAPGLIDVAESYRATLSEQARKYSRQDLLRAIRIVGDGMQEMRRSSSPRLSVELTAARLCAPEEILAEPRSEPRAEPRTERRAEPRTEPRTASAKAQSGEAARKPQRAGGAAGVSTAPLGPSTKAAPAEPGADVSSIAASAASAATAVTAASGAGAGRTGASVPGARSRARGQYSGITPEQWGEVLARVKGQKVILEAFLREVVSVEVDEGQVRIVYEPDWSVHMQKASEPDNRRILSMVMSEILGRSVTVEPCTTSASRATGLREEAPEANPVAPSGALQGSTGMGRVVSDIAVGSAPAPTRDGPRVGAQSGGISREDGSDDPGIRRAMEVFSPVEVRMITK
- the tadA gene encoding tRNA adenosine(34) deaminase TadA; the encoded protein is MILCSELDAKFMRLAIEEARTAGQAGEVPVGAVIVARGEVLARAHNRRETDGDPTAHAEICAIRMAAAACGSWRLSDATIYVTLEPCPMCAGAIVQARMERLVYGASDPKAGAAGTLWDIPRDMRLNHWVAVTAGVLADSCGAMLGEFFAQRR
- a CDS encoding helix-turn-helix transcriptional regulator; amino-acid sequence: MHDDQDPRQMSPYTEMYLEQLKQSAPQRLEEFVRLQRLGDFLRGHRESQGLSGREVARKLGISPNVVSEIETGKKSYPDRIYERFGEAVHADQDELFMIVGRTPMYLRRAFEESPGLQRIARMVCKLPDREDLLSRAAEIVTREVGAKH
- a CDS encoding PRC-barrel domain-containing protein, with product MGLKSSCDFIGLPVISIDDSREVGSVKALVIDFANAVVCAIAVEGDYWFDPPRVVPFSAIQGIGDAAVTIQDTGSLVPLSSIPEVEEQARANVRVRGVRVFTDTGAQVGTVSEFLIDCETGYLVGFDIPSGSELIRVPRERLISLGQHVMVIRDMEGDDACGTGMSAESAARLHSGPIGTPSAAHTASSTAGSGLSEAFSAARETFLVGRTAAATIRTDDGIVIIHEGDDITPDTIASAKSAGRFEQLVNTVKARKVEHNG
- a CDS encoding SagB/ThcOx family dehydrogenase; its protein translation is MDSMSDRRSTMKSRFPEARRNPSDQRLGAPQPPLVKPFDPGSQTVDLPSPRDAVPENVNLYDLIERRESRRQYSSDPISLAEVSFLLWATQGIKAIVKDGFAALRTVPSGGSRHAFETYLAVNRVEGLKPGIYRYLPIGHRLLFIGCPQELPSRIAQACFGQDFVATASVVFFWSVLPYRCEWRYSVAAHKTMIQDSGHLCQNLYIACEALSLGTCAIGAYDQWSADELLGLDGEEEFVIYAAPVGRPGR
- a CDS encoding zinc-ribbon domain containing protein yields the protein MAFEDKVLNCRDCGQDFVFTAGEQEFFAQRGFQNEPSRCPDCRRNRRSTNTGSGNRQMYEAVCSSCGKVAYVPFQPSGDKPVYCSDCFAAQRGGRQR
- a CDS encoding acetylornithine transaminase, with the protein product MNTDEVIALTQKYVMKTYNRLPIAFVRGEGCRLWDADGREYLDFMTGLAVNSLGQCHPAVVRAISEQAATLMHVSNVFHIEQQARLAQLLVENATGSGLSKVFFCNSGAEANEAAIKLARKYSRSKYGKGRYEIITAERSFHGRTLATVTATGQQKYQSGFEPLPEGFRYVPYDDLAAVQGAISAKTCAIMIEAIQGEGGVYPASEEYMQGLAELCRERGLLLILDEVQTGMGRTGRFYAYQNFAGVRPDIITLAKALGGGIAIGAMMATDEAASGFEPGNHASTFGGNPVACAAGIAVVETMLKEGIPEHAGEMGAYLGESLRRMARRHWCVSDVRGLGLMVGVELTIDANEVTRIARERGLIANCIAGKVIRLLPPLIVGRSEIDEAVRIIDTAISQVEAEASCVPMGRA
- the argB gene encoding acetylglutamate kinase; the encoded protein is MMTALTPEDRAAMFVEVLPYIKELCGKTVVVKYGGNAMANEELKRAVAFDLVFLKSIGANPVVVHGGGPDINQMMARIGKKPAFVSGLRITDPETMEIVQMVLCGKLNKEIVSLIGDEGGRAIGISGHDARLIRARKRPPERVVDRETGEEQLVDLGQVGDVEEIDPSILRDLARDGYIPAVSTVGMGDDGRAYNINADYVAAEIACSLGADVLVMLTDVEGIFGNYKDKSTLIPQLSIDDARAMVSDGRVEGGMIPKVQSCIGALEGGVGRAHIIDGRRPHSIILELCTHAGIGTELVP
- the argJ gene encoding bifunctional glutamate N-acetyltransferase/amino-acid acetyltransferase ArgJ, with protein sequence MAAEYAEYAEESHFHASADIVPISGGITAARGMKASGVFAGVRKARKDIAVIYSDTPARAAGVYTTNKVKAAPVLVCMDHVGAGTIQAIGIVSGNANACTGEAGLRDAYMITEVLGRELGIDPRTVACASTGVIGVRLPMDKVVPGMVDAARQLSPDGGRMAAESIMTTDTFAKECAVQIRLGGAVATIGAMAKGSGMIHPNMATMLCFVASDAAIEGRLLESALKDAVNKSFNCITVDGDTSTNDMVIAMANGLAGNEPIVDQGDDYARFQEALQVVCQDLAKKIVMDGEGASKLVEVAVVNAATEADAKTVAMAIAKSELVKTAIFGADANWGRIMCAAGYSGADFDPSIVDIYIGPVKVAERGMGLPFSEERAKEALSSREIMLTIDMKSGPARASVWTCDLTFDYVKINASYRS